In the Kaistella sp. 97-N-M2 genome, one interval contains:
- a CDS encoding endonuclease, producing the protein MKKITTLLLAFVFSFGLAQAPANYYNGTDGLTGAALKTKLGQIITAGAQDHGYGGLYDGYPTTDRDHFYENDGSILDIYSENPTGTDPYNYQHGIKKCGNYSNEGDCYNREHVVPQSLFNSKAPMVSDINFIRPTDGKVNGMRSNYPFGAVASPSFTSKNGTKVGPSSSAGYGGTVCEPIDEFKGDIARMIFYFVTRYEPLLSTFSTGNMLGGSKYPGLQTWERDVLMAWATQDPVSPTEIERNNASYVFQGNRNPFIDHPEWVQQVWGTQVVDNQAPSTPTNLAVLSTSTASANLSWTASTDNIGVSYYKIYVNGTFHSNSPTTTATVSGLAQGTTFNFYVIAVDAAGNMSPQSNTASGTTLTDNENPGAPTNLAVLSVGTNNIAVQWTAATDNVGVASYDIYVNGALLGSTNDTTTNIANLDPSTSYTIYIVAKDAAGNVSPQSNSVTATTLAIGVNCGDENFDSIPASASIYSTYNWTSNGISWTSEDSRTDQTLNGKAITIRNGFLTALSVPNGIGDLTVTTKLIFNGTAGTLKIFINGTDTGKTVPYSSTATTTTVTGLNTEGVVEISLVNSSTTNRVIIDDMKWTCYALAAVNESGITKNALTIYPNPVKNGQLNVKGTNLSEVAMAQIFDFTGKLVQTVAQPFKNSTQIVLKNLPKGIYILKAGSSTAKFIVD; encoded by the coding sequence ATGAAAAAAATCACTACTCTTTTACTGGCTTTTGTGTTTTCCTTCGGACTTGCACAGGCGCCGGCCAATTACTACAACGGAACCGATGGACTAACAGGTGCTGCTTTAAAAACTAAGCTGGGCCAAATTATTACCGCTGGTGCTCAGGATCACGGCTACGGCGGCCTTTATGATGGCTACCCGACCACGGACCGGGATCATTTTTACGAAAATGACGGCTCGATATTAGATATTTATTCCGAAAATCCTACCGGAACAGATCCCTACAACTATCAACACGGCATTAAAAAATGCGGAAATTACAGCAATGAGGGCGACTGTTACAACAGGGAACACGTGGTTCCACAGAGTCTTTTTAACTCTAAGGCGCCTATGGTTTCGGATATTAATTTCATTCGTCCGACCGACGGAAAGGTGAATGGAATGCGAAGCAATTATCCCTTTGGTGCAGTTGCGAGTCCGTCATTTACGTCGAAAAACGGTACCAAAGTAGGACCCAGTTCTTCAGCAGGTTACGGCGGAACAGTTTGCGAGCCCATCGATGAATTTAAAGGCGACATCGCCCGAATGATTTTCTATTTTGTAACGCGGTATGAACCGCTACTTTCCACATTTTCTACCGGAAATATGTTGGGAGGCTCTAAATATCCGGGTTTACAGACGTGGGAACGCGATGTTTTGATGGCCTGGGCTACGCAGGATCCGGTGTCACCGACAGAAATTGAAAGAAATAATGCATCTTATGTTTTCCAGGGGAACAGAAACCCTTTCATCGATCACCCGGAATGGGTACAGCAGGTTTGGGGAACGCAGGTTGTTGATAATCAGGCACCTTCAACGCCAACAAATTTAGCAGTTCTTTCCACTTCTACGGCTTCGGCCAATTTAAGCTGGACCGCGTCTACCGACAATATCGGTGTTTCTTACTACAAAATTTATGTAAACGGAACCTTCCACAGCAATTCGCCTACCACTACCGCAACGGTGTCAGGATTGGCGCAGGGGACAACTTTTAATTTCTACGTCATCGCAGTTGATGCAGCCGGAAACATGTCACCTCAAAGTAACACAGCAAGCGGCACAACTTTAACGGATAACGAAAACCCTGGTGCTCCCACCAATTTGGCGGTACTTTCGGTTGGGACCAATAATATTGCCGTTCAATGGACTGCCGCGACAGACAATGTTGGGGTTGCTTCTTACGACATTTATGTGAATGGTGCTTTGCTGGGATCTACCAATGATACCACAACCAATATTGCGAATCTCGATCCGAGTACGTCTTACACTATTTATATTGTTGCGAAAGATGCGGCCGGAAATGTTTCGCCTCAAAGTAATTCCGTAACGGCAACAACACTGGCAATCGGCGTAAACTGTGGCGACGAAAATTTCGACTCTATCCCGGCAAGTGCGTCGATATATTCGACTTATAACTGGACAAGCAACGGAATTTCCTGGACTTCTGAAGATTCCCGTACGGACCAGACTTTGAATGGTAAAGCCATCACGATAAGAAACGGCTTCCTTACCGCCTTATCGGTTCCGAACGGAATTGGTGATCTAACCGTAACAACAAAACTCATATTCAATGGCACTGCGGGCACCTTGAAAATATTCATCAACGGTACCGATACAGGAAAAACGGTTCCGTACAGCAGCACAGCGACCACGACTACAGTTACCGGTCTTAATACAGAAGGAGTCGTAGAGATCAGTTTGGTGAACAGCAGCACGACAAACAGAGTAATCATCGACGACATGAAATGGACGTGTTATGCCTTGGCTGCTGTTAATGAAAGCGGTATCACCAAAAACGCCTTAACCATTTATCCAAACCCTGTGAAAAACGGACAGTTGAATGTGAAAGGTACAAACCTCTCAGAAGTTGCCATGGCACAGATCTTCGATTTCACCGGAAAATTGGTTCAAACGGTTGCTCAGCCTTTTAAAAATTCCACTCAAATTGTTTTAAAAAACTTACCGAAAGGAATCTATATTTTGAAAGCAGGGTCCAGTACCGCTAAATTTATTGTTGATTAA
- a CDS encoding shikimate dehydrogenase: protein MEDARKLGLIGKNISYSFSKKYFEDKFQRLMLRNHSYDLYDLAEISEVVRVFEDPDLIGLNVTIPYKEKILPYLDELSDEAEKIGAVNCILIKDNLKKGFNTDVFGFEKTLLIHRKEGHDSALILGNGGAAKAVQYVLAKNNIPYKTVSRNSDLNFENITPKLVSENPLIIQCTPVGTFPNVQDCLDFPFEGITEKHLVIDLIYNPTYTEFIKKAAAKDAKTVNGFYMLEQQAEKNWEIWNFK from the coding sequence ATGGAAGACGCACGAAAACTCGGACTCATAGGCAAAAACATCTCTTACTCTTTTTCTAAAAAATATTTCGAGGATAAATTTCAGCGCTTAATGCTGCGAAATCATTCTTACGATCTGTACGATTTGGCGGAAATATCTGAGGTTGTGCGTGTTTTCGAAGATCCGGATCTGATTGGTTTGAATGTAACCATTCCCTACAAAGAAAAAATTCTTCCCTATTTAGATGAGTTAAGCGACGAAGCCGAAAAAATTGGCGCCGTGAATTGTATCCTGATCAAAGACAACCTCAAAAAAGGTTTTAATACAGACGTTTTTGGTTTTGAAAAAACACTGCTTATTCACCGCAAAGAAGGTCATGATTCTGCTTTGATCTTAGGAAATGGCGGCGCGGCAAAAGCAGTACAATATGTTTTAGCAAAAAACAACATTCCGTACAAAACGGTCTCACGAAATTCCGATTTGAATTTTGAAAATATCACCCCGAAATTAGTGTCCGAAAACCCGCTTATCATTCAGTGTACGCCCGTGGGAACATTTCCTAATGTGCAGGATTGTCTGGATTTTCCTTTTGAGGGAATAACGGAAAAGCATCTTGTTATCGATCTTATTTACAACCCAACCTATACCGAATTTATTAAAAAAGCCGCAGCGAAGGATGCCAAAACGGTGAACGGTTTCTATATGCTTGAGCAGCAGGCAGAAAAAAATTGGGAAATTTGGAATTTTAAATAA